From one Humulus lupulus chromosome 8, drHumLupu1.1, whole genome shotgun sequence genomic stretch:
- the LOC133798488 gene encoding metal tolerance protein 11: MAELLNPNHEEELYLLRQPTNGDLSWRLNFEAFQLSSEHKEKKPPRGLHDCYGVLSPEDNVAEYYQQQVEMLEGFNEMDALAERGFLPGMSKEERDKLAKSETFAIRISNFANMILFAAKVYASIRSGSLAIIASTLDSLLDLLSGFILWFTAFSMQTPNPYQYPIGKRRMQPLGILVFASVMATLGLQIILESVRTLSSDEAEFSLTKDQERWVVGIMLMVTLVKFVLMIYCRSFTNEIVKAYAQDHFFDVITNIIGLFAALLANYFDDWMDPVGAIILALYTIRTWSMTVLENVNSLVGRSAAPEYLQKLTYLCWNHHKAIRHIDTVRAYTFGSHYFVEVDIVLPADMPLQEAHDIGESLQEKLELLPEIERAFVHLDYEFSHKPEHAQSHS; the protein is encoded by the exons ATGGCGGAGCTGCTCAATCCCAACCACGAAGAGGAACTTTACCTCTTGCGACAGCCCACCAATGGCGACCTCTCTTGGCGTCTAAACTTCGAAGCCTTTCAGTTATCTAGCGAGCACAAAGAGAAGAAACCCCCGCGTGGCCTCCATGATTGCTATGGAGTTTTAa GTCCAGAAGATAACGTTGCTGAGTACTATCAGCAGCAGGTAGAAATGCTAGAGGGGTTTAATGAGATGGATGCCTTAGCAGAGCGCGGTTTTCTACCTGGAATGTCTAAG GAAGAGCGAGACAAGCTGGCAAAAAGCGAGACATTTGCCATCAGAATTTCAAATTTTGCAAATATGATTCTTTTTGCTGCAAAAGTTTATGCTTCAATTAGAAGTGGTTCATTGGCCATAATTGCATCAACTTTGGACTCACTTCTTGATCTTTTGTCTGGCTTCATCCTTTGGTTTACTGCTTTCTCCATGCAAACTCCCAACCCATATCAATACCCTATTGGAAAGAGGCGTATGCAGCCATTG GGCATCCTTGTGTTTGCCTCTGTCATGGCAACACTAGGACTGCAGATCATCTTGGAGTCGGTTCGCACCCTGTCATCTGAT GAAGCTGAGTTCAGCTTGACTAAAGATCAAGAGAGATGGGTTGTTGGCATTATGCTCATGGTGACTCTGGTGAAATTTGTGCTGATGATTTACTGCCGCAGTTTCACTAATGAAATTGTAAAAGCATATGCCCAGGATCACTTTTTTGATGTCATCACCAACATCATTGGCCTCTTTGCTGCACTCCTTGCTAATTATTTTGATGATTGGATGGATCCTGTTGGAGCTATTATC TTGGCCTTGTACACCATCCGAACATGGTCAATGACAGTGCTTGAAAATGTCAACTCCCTTGTTGGAAGATCAGCCGCTCCGGAATATTTACAGAAACTCACATACCTCTGTTGGAACCACCACAAGGCCATACGGCACATTGATACCGTTAGGGCTTACACCTTTGGGTCTCACTACTTTGTTGAGGTTGACATTGTCCTACCGGCAGACATGCCCTTACAAGAGGCTCATGACATTGGCGAATCCTTACAGGAGAAGCTTGAGTTACTTCCTGAAATTGAGCGTGCCTTTGTCCATTTAGATTACGAGTTCTCACACAAACCAGAGCATGCTCAGTCCCACTCATAA